A single region of the Streptomyces caelestis genome encodes:
- a CDS encoding Gfo/Idh/MocA family protein yields the protein MTGTPLGTPSGTPGSPLRVGLVGYGLAGSVFHAPLIAATEGLALDTVVTSNPERQQQARAAFPDVRLAAGPDELFERAGELDLIVVASPNKTHVPLATTALKAGLPVVVDKPVAGTAAEARELAALAEERGLLLSVFQNRRWDNDFLTLRKLLDEGELGDVRRFESRFERWRPKPKGGWRESGDPAEIGGLLYDLGSHVVDQALVLFGPAAAVYAESDIRRPGAETDDDTFIAITHASGVRSHLYVSATTAQLGPRFRVLGSAAGYVKYGLDPQEAALREGHRPGPGWGAEPESLWGRVGSGESPVTGGGRPEPTLPGDYPAYYAAVAKALLEGAPNPVTALEAAAALDVLEAARRSAREKVTVTL from the coding sequence ATGACTGGCACACCCCTCGGGACACCGTCCGGCACCCCCGGCTCGCCCCTCCGCGTCGGCCTCGTCGGCTACGGCCTCGCCGGCTCCGTCTTCCACGCCCCGCTGATCGCCGCCACCGAGGGCCTCGCCCTGGACACGGTGGTCACCTCGAACCCCGAGCGGCAGCAGCAGGCCCGCGCCGCGTTCCCGGACGTGCGCCTCGCCGCCGGCCCGGACGAGCTGTTCGAACGGGCCGGGGAGCTGGACCTGATCGTCGTGGCGTCCCCGAACAAGACGCACGTGCCGCTCGCGACGACCGCGCTCAAGGCCGGTCTGCCGGTCGTGGTCGACAAGCCCGTCGCGGGCACGGCGGCCGAGGCGCGGGAGCTGGCCGCCCTGGCCGAGGAGCGCGGCCTGCTCCTGTCCGTCTTCCAGAACCGCCGCTGGGACAACGACTTCCTCACCCTGCGCAAGCTGCTCGACGAGGGCGAGTTGGGCGACGTCCGGCGCTTCGAGTCCCGCTTCGAGCGCTGGCGTCCGAAGCCGAAGGGCGGCTGGCGGGAGTCCGGCGACCCCGCAGAGATCGGAGGTCTGCTGTACGACCTCGGCAGCCATGTCGTCGACCAGGCGCTGGTCCTCTTCGGCCCGGCGGCCGCCGTCTACGCGGAGTCGGACATTCGCCGCCCGGGCGCCGAGACGGACGACGACACGTTCATCGCGATCACGCACGCCAGTGGCGTCCGCTCCCACCTCTACGTCTCCGCGACGACCGCCCAGCTCGGCCCCCGCTTCCGCGTTCTGGGCTCCGCCGCGGGCTACGTCAAGTACGGCCTCGACCCCCAGGAGGCTGCCCTGCGCGAAGGCCACCGCCCCGGGCCCGGCTGGGGCGCCGAGCCCGAGTCGCTGTGGGGCCGCGTGGGCTCCGGCGAGTCCCCGGTCACGGGCGGCGGCCGACCCGAACCGACCCTGCCGGGCGACTACCCCGCTTACTATGCGGCCGTGGCGAAAGCCCTGCTGGAGGGCGCCCCGAACCCGGTGACCGCGCTGGAGGCGGCCGCCGCCCTGGACGTACTGGAGGCCGCCCGTCGTTCGGCCCGCGAGAAGGTGACGGTGACCCTGTGA
- a CDS encoding TetR/AcrR family transcriptional regulator → MRDEKKRACPVCGTPTARPGRGRPPVYCSRSCQARAYRRRRQPLPAPGSPPAPRPTDVRARQRRRIAEAVWRIAAEQGLDAASMRRIAAEARVSLRVVQYHFDSKHALMVDALRLLHEENERLAQGRIPYDMTEPGALLRAVLDEFLPLDEQRAFALRVFTAYYARSLTDPVLAEVFLAAEQPLERLVSDIIGVGEAAGRTAPGIDRAHEADLLVAGAVGLGLDVLHGRRSLADVRTVLDYHLGRIFPDAIRTPRPLPAATPLNSAPAAQPSPRPNTGPSTN, encoded by the coding sequence GTGCGTGACGAAAAGAAGCGGGCGTGCCCGGTGTGCGGCACGCCCACGGCCCGTCCTGGCCGAGGTCGCCCGCCCGTCTATTGCTCCCGGAGCTGCCAGGCCCGGGCGTACCGCCGGCGGCGGCAGCCGCTGCCCGCCCCGGGCAGCCCGCCCGCGCCCCGGCCGACAGACGTCCGCGCTCGGCAGCGGCGTCGGATCGCCGAGGCGGTGTGGCGTATCGCGGCCGAGCAGGGGCTGGACGCGGCGAGCATGCGCAGGATCGCGGCGGAGGCGCGGGTGTCGCTGCGGGTCGTGCAGTACCACTTCGACTCCAAGCACGCCCTGATGGTCGACGCGCTGCGGCTGCTGCACGAGGAGAACGAACGGCTGGCGCAGGGCCGCATCCCGTACGACATGACGGAGCCGGGCGCGCTGCTGCGGGCGGTGCTGGACGAGTTCCTGCCGTTGGACGAGCAACGCGCCTTCGCGCTGCGCGTGTTCACGGCGTACTACGCGCGGAGTCTCACCGATCCCGTGCTCGCGGAGGTCTTCCTGGCCGCCGAGCAGCCGCTGGAACGGCTCGTCTCGGACATCATCGGGGTGGGCGAGGCGGCAGGGCGCACCGCGCCGGGCATCGACCGGGCGCACGAGGCCGACCTGCTGGTGGCGGGAGCGGTCGGGCTGGGCCTGGACGTCCTGCACGGCCGCCGCTCACTCGCGGACGTACGGACGGTGCTGGACTACCACCTGGGGCGGATCTTCCCGGACGCCATCCGCACACCCCGGCCGCTTCCGGCCGCCACGCCCCTCAATTCGGCACCCGCCGCTCAGCCGTCCCCCCGCCCGAACACCGGCCCCAGCACCAACTGA
- a CDS encoding ROK family transcriptional regulator, producing MGGVNRTNDRTGGVGGAGGAGGIGAGPAGANLLALRSHNTALVLDLLRTAGSDGISRLELAERTGLTPQAVSKITARLREDGLAAEAGRRASTGGKPRTVLRLVPEAGHAVGVHLDRDEVRAVLVDLRGTVVGERRAALDLGAGARAVLAAVTEAVRVTVAEAAPVTAPDAERAGVADAERATVADAVRATAPDAERAGVADAERVTVADAGPLTVPEVLPAGPLLAPAGSLLGVGVALPGPLDHVRGVLHRVTGFPEWDGFPLREALAERLGVPVVVDKDTNAAALGLAAGGGGGSFAYLHLGTGLGAGLVIGGSVHRGARTGAGEFGHQVIQLDGPPCTCGDRGCVEALCLGAVARGDVEEAARVLGAGAANLVGLLDIDVVLLGGRTVAAAPEAFVRGVGAVLGTRARRTGEDAVPVRVAPGGGRVVAVGAAQLVLGPVFGRGDG from the coding sequence ATGGGTGGCGTGAACAGGACGAACGACCGTACGGGCGGAGTGGGCGGGGCAGGCGGAGCGGGCGGCATCGGTGCGGGACCGGCCGGGGCGAACCTGCTCGCCCTGCGCAGCCACAACACCGCGCTGGTGCTCGACCTCCTGCGCACGGCCGGGTCCGACGGCATCAGCCGGCTCGAACTCGCCGAGCGGACCGGGCTCACCCCCCAGGCGGTCAGCAAGATCACGGCCCGGCTGCGGGAGGACGGGCTCGCGGCGGAGGCGGGCCGCCGCGCGTCGACCGGGGGCAAGCCGCGCACGGTGCTGCGGCTGGTGCCCGAGGCGGGGCACGCGGTGGGGGTTCACCTGGACCGGGACGAGGTCCGGGCCGTGCTCGTGGATCTGCGCGGGACGGTGGTGGGGGAGCGGCGGGCCGCGCTGGACCTGGGGGCGGGTGCGCGGGCGGTGCTGGCGGCGGTGACGGAAGCCGTGCGGGTGACGGTGGCGGAAGCCGCGCCGGTGACGGCGCCGGATGCCGAGCGGGCAGGGGTGGCGGATGCCGAGCGGGCGACAGTGGCGGATGCCGTGCGGGCGACGGCGCCGGATGCCGAGCGGGCAGGGGTGGCGGATGCCGAGCGGGTGACGGTGGCGGATGCCGGGCCGCTGACGGTCCCGGAGGTGCTGCCCGCCGGGCCGCTCCTCGCCCCTGCCGGTTCCCTGCTCGGGGTGGGAGTGGCGCTGCCCGGGCCGCTCGACCACGTCCGGGGCGTGCTGCACCGGGTCACCGGCTTCCCCGAGTGGGACGGCTTTCCGCTGCGGGAGGCGCTGGCGGAGCGGCTCGGGGTGCCGGTCGTGGTCGACAAGGACACCAACGCGGCTGCGCTGGGCCTGGCGGCCGGGGGTGGGGGCGGCTCCTTCGCGTATCTGCACCTCGGTACGGGCCTGGGGGCCGGTCTGGTGATCGGCGGCAGTGTGCACCGGGGAGCCCGGACCGGGGCCGGGGAGTTCGGCCACCAGGTGATCCAGCTGGACGGCCCGCCGTGCACCTGCGGCGACCGCGGCTGCGTGGAGGCGCTGTGCCTCGGCGCGGTGGCGCGCGGCGATGTCGAGGAGGCGGCGCGGGTGCTGGGAGCGGGCGCGGCGAACCTGGTGGGGCTGCTCGACATCGACGTCGTCCTGCTGGGCGGCCGGACGGTGGCCGCGGCGCCGGAGGCGTTCGTGCGGGGCGTCGGGGCGGTACTTGGAACGCGGGCCCGGCGCACGGGCGAGGACGCCGTACCGGTACGTGTTGCGCCGGGGGGAGGGCGAGTCGTGGCCGTGGGGGCGGCTCAGTTGGTGCTGGGGCCGGTGTTCGGGCGGGGGGACGGCTGA
- a CDS encoding HAD-IIA family hydrolase: protein MADRKPIESWLTDMDGVLIHEGVPIPGADAFLKKLRESGKPFLVLTNNSMYTPRDLHARLRRMGLEVPIESIWTSALATAQFLDDQRPGGSAYVIGEAGLTTALHDIGYILTDHEPDYVVLGETRTYSFEAMTKAVRLILGGARFICTNPDETGPSTEGPLPATGAVAALITQATGKKPYFAGKPNPLMMRTGLNAIGAHSESSAMIGDRMDTDVLAGMEAGMQTYLVLTGLTRPEQVEDFPYRPSQVVDSIADLVDRV from the coding sequence ATGGCAGACCGCAAGCCCATCGAGTCGTGGCTCACCGACATGGACGGTGTACTCATCCACGAGGGCGTACCGATCCCCGGCGCCGACGCCTTCCTCAAGAAGCTGCGCGAGTCCGGGAAGCCTTTCCTGGTCCTCACCAACAACTCGATGTACACCCCGCGCGACCTCCACGCCCGGCTGCGCCGCATGGGCCTGGAGGTGCCGATCGAGAGCATCTGGACCTCGGCCCTGGCCACGGCCCAGTTCCTGGACGACCAGCGGCCGGGCGGCTCGGCGTACGTCATCGGCGAGGCCGGACTGACCACCGCGCTGCACGACATCGGCTACATCCTGACCGACCACGAGCCGGACTACGTCGTCCTCGGCGAGACCCGCACGTACTCCTTCGAGGCCATGACGAAGGCGGTACGGCTCATCCTCGGCGGCGCCCGCTTCATCTGCACCAACCCCGACGAGACCGGCCCGTCCACCGAGGGCCCGCTGCCCGCGACCGGCGCGGTCGCCGCGCTGATCACCCAGGCGACCGGCAAGAAGCCGTACTTCGCGGGCAAGCCGAACCCGCTGATGATGCGGACCGGGCTGAACGCCATCGGGGCGCACTCCGAGAGCAGCGCGATGATCGGCGACCGCATGGACACGGACGTGCTGGCGGGCATGGAGGCCGGCATGCAGACGTACCTGGTGCTCACCGGCCTGACCCGGCCCGAGCAGGTCGAGGACTTCCCGTACCGGCCGTCGCAGGTCGTCGACTCGATCGCGGACCTCGTCGACCGGGTCTGA
- a CDS encoding LLM class F420-dependent oxidoreductase, producing MTTALKETVGRYGIWSVGLRSEDPDRRGEIAEAASELEELGYGAVWLGGNSSAANAAPLIEATSKLTVGTSIQSIWQHEPDAAATAFGDLESAHPGRFLLGLGVSHAKRVEQYSRPYSALVGHLDGLDAAGVPAERRLLAALGPKSLRLARDRAAGSIPYLVTPEHTAHAREILGEAPLLAPELGVIPETDPARARALAREFLAIYLPLPNYTNNFLRHGFTEDDLLDGGSDRLVDALFAWGDDTAIRAKIDAFFEAGADHLALQVLGGEPRDALPRKAWRDLASALA from the coding sequence ATGACCACCGCTCTGAAGGAAACCGTCGGCCGGTACGGCATCTGGAGCGTAGGCCTGCGCTCGGAGGACCCGGACCGGCGCGGCGAAATCGCCGAGGCCGCCTCCGAACTGGAGGAACTCGGCTACGGCGCCGTCTGGCTGGGCGGCAACAGCTCCGCCGCCAACGCCGCCCCGCTGATCGAGGCGACCTCGAAGCTCACCGTAGGCACCAGCATCCAGAGCATCTGGCAGCACGAACCGGACGCCGCCGCCACGGCCTTCGGGGACCTGGAGTCGGCCCACCCCGGGCGTTTCCTGCTGGGCCTCGGAGTGAGCCACGCCAAGCGCGTGGAGCAGTACTCCCGCCCCTACTCGGCGCTCGTCGGCCACCTCGACGGCCTGGACGCCGCGGGAGTGCCCGCGGAGCGCCGCCTCCTGGCCGCCCTGGGCCCGAAGTCGCTCCGGCTGGCCCGCGACCGGGCGGCGGGCTCGATCCCGTACCTGGTCACCCCGGAGCACACCGCGCACGCCCGCGAGATCCTGGGCGAGGCTCCGCTGCTGGCCCCGGAGCTGGGCGTCATCCCGGAGACGGACCCGGCCCGCGCCCGCGCCCTGGCCCGCGAGTTCCTCGCGATCTACCTCCCGCTGCCGAACTACACCAACAACTTCCTCCGCCACGGCTTCACCGAGGACGACCTGCTGGACGGCGGCAGCGACCGCCTCGTCGACGCCCTGTTCGCCTGGGGCGACGACACGGCGATCCGCGCCAAGATCGACGCCTTCTTCGAGGCGGGAGCGGACCACCTCGCCCTCCAGGTCCTGGGCGGCGAGCCGCGCGACGCCCTCCCGAGGAAGGCGTGGCGCGACCTGGCTTCTGCGCTGGCGTAA
- a CDS encoding glycoside hydrolase family 6 protein, giving the protein MYGSRGAGAFAARRMSAVVLGAALLITGCSSDGGDGSDPGSDTSAKITQQPKATVPFWVNPDGTAAQQVAALEKAGKKQDAEQIRKIAEQPVAEWIGPDNPREQTRGFTEAADKAGRTALLVLYNIPHRDCGQYSQGGAADGNAYREWLDGVAAGIGDRSATVILEPDALLHLVDGCTPEQFHEERYDLLKGAVSKLKSLKNTRVYLDAGNAGWQNPDQIFEPLKWAGVEQADGFSVNVSNFYATDDSIAYGKQLSAKVGDKHFVIDTSRNGKGPYTQGNPDERWCNPPGRALGETPTTRTADPLVDAYLWVKRPGESDGECKGGPKAGQWWADYALKLAKASS; this is encoded by the coding sequence ATGTACGGCAGCAGGGGGGCCGGGGCGTTCGCCGCGAGGCGGATGTCCGCAGTGGTGCTGGGGGCGGCACTGCTGATCACAGGGTGTTCGTCGGACGGGGGGGACGGATCGGACCCGGGATCCGACACGAGCGCGAAGATCACACAGCAGCCCAAGGCGACCGTCCCGTTCTGGGTCAATCCGGACGGCACCGCGGCACAGCAGGTCGCCGCACTGGAGAAGGCCGGCAAGAAGCAGGACGCCGAGCAGATCCGCAAGATCGCCGAGCAGCCGGTCGCCGAGTGGATCGGCCCGGACAACCCGCGGGAGCAGACCCGGGGCTTCACCGAGGCCGCCGACAAGGCCGGCCGTACGGCACTGCTCGTCCTCTACAACATCCCGCATCGCGACTGCGGCCAGTACTCGCAGGGCGGCGCCGCCGACGGCAACGCCTACCGCGAGTGGCTCGACGGCGTGGCGGCGGGCATCGGCGACCGCTCCGCCACGGTCATCCTCGAACCGGACGCGCTGCTGCACCTGGTGGACGGCTGCACCCCGGAACAGTTCCACGAGGAGCGCTACGACCTCCTCAAGGGCGCCGTCAGCAAGCTCAAGTCCCTGAAGAACACGCGGGTGTACCTGGACGCGGGCAACGCCGGCTGGCAGAACCCCGACCAGATCTTCGAGCCGCTGAAGTGGGCCGGCGTCGAACAGGCCGACGGCTTCTCCGTCAACGTCTCCAACTTCTACGCCACCGACGACTCCATCGCCTACGGCAAGCAGCTCTCCGCCAAGGTCGGAGACAAGCACTTCGTCATCGACACCAGCCGCAACGGCAAGGGCCCCTACACCCAGGGCAACCCGGACGAGCGCTGGTGCAACCCGCCGGGCCGCGCCCTGGGCGAGACGCCGACGACCAGGACGGCGGACCCGCTGGTCGACGCGTACCTGTGGGTGAAGCGGCCGGGCGAGTCGGACGGCGAGTGCAAGGGCGGGCCGAAGGCGGGCCAGTGGTGGGCGGACTACGCGCTGAAGCTGGCGAAGGCCAGTTCCTGA
- a CDS encoding class F sortase, translating into MSDQDPIGQGSSGTGRLLAGVAWVALLLGLWLWGREVTDVRHGVSAPTTGDMAAAGRPPDVKLPPAHRPLGEALPQRVDIPGLGVQAPVVARGLDARGALDPPPYDQPGAVGWYAGGVAPGAPGTALMVGHVDTDTRPAVFYKVSAMRPGQTIRVIRADAKVAEFTVESVQVLTRDRFDAHQAYGPRESGRAELRLVTCGGSFDRTTRSYTANVVVSAYLTGTGL; encoded by the coding sequence ATGTCCGACCAGGATCCGATCGGACAAGGCTCCTCCGGCACGGGCCGCCTGCTGGCCGGCGTCGCCTGGGTGGCGCTGCTGCTCGGCCTGTGGCTGTGGGGCCGCGAGGTGACCGACGTACGGCACGGCGTATCCGCGCCCACCACGGGCGACATGGCGGCGGCCGGACGGCCCCCGGACGTGAAACTGCCGCCCGCGCACCGCCCGTTGGGCGAGGCGCTGCCGCAGCGCGTGGACATCCCCGGGCTCGGGGTGCAGGCGCCCGTGGTGGCGCGGGGTCTGGACGCGCGCGGCGCGCTCGATCCGCCGCCGTACGACCAGCCGGGCGCGGTCGGCTGGTACGCGGGCGGCGTGGCACCCGGGGCGCCGGGGACCGCCCTGATGGTCGGTCACGTCGACACCGACACCCGGCCGGCCGTCTTCTACAAGGTCAGTGCCATGCGCCCGGGCCAGACGATCCGGGTGATCCGGGCCGACGCCAAGGTCGCCGAGTTCACCGTCGAGTCCGTCCAGGTCCTCACCCGCGACCGCTTCGACGCCCACCAGGCCTACGGCCCCCGCGAGTCGGGCCGGGCCGAACTGCGGCTGGTCACCTGCGGCGGCAGCTTCGACCGTACGACCCGCAGCTACACGGCGAACGTGGTGGTGTCGGCGTACCTGACGGGAACCGGCCTCTAG
- a CDS encoding kelch motif-containing protein, with product MNDRAGRRRARRLAIGTAVVLALAGMNGPWLYRFGTEKYHQYTINKPEYKAANGRWEIIEFPEEYRQNTIHAALLRTGKVLLVAGSGNNQDNFDAKKFDTRIWDPVKGTIKKVPTPSDLFCTGHTQLANGNLLIAGGTKRYEKLKGDVTKAGGLMIVHNENPDKPITLPAGTKFTGKENGKTFVSKDPVLVPRAKKVFDKATGRFLRNDPGLGRIYVEAQKRGQKYETGTQDNYRVQGLKGDDARNTYGIAQKLALDKKDFQGIRDAFEFDPVAEKYIKVDPMKEARWYPTLTTLSDGKILSVSGLDDIGQLVPGKNEVFDPKTKKWTYTDKVRQFPTYPALFLMQNGKIFYSGSNAGYGPDDVGRDPGVWDVDTNKFTKIPGLSDPRLMETSGTVLLPPAQDEKYMVIGGGGVGESKESSEKTRIVDLLDDDPRFVDGPSLDKGTRYPNASILPDDSVLVSGGSEDYRGRSDSNIFEARLYDTEKNELRRVADPLVGRNYHSGSILLPDGRVMFFGSDSLYGDKANTKPGEFEQRIEIYTPPYLYGDGDQPSLSGGPQTIERGGTGTFTSSDAAKIQKVRLIRPSAATHVTDVDQRSIALDFKASGDKLSVTVPKNRNLVQAGWYMLFVTDDRGTPSKAQWVKVP from the coding sequence ATGAACGACCGTGCAGGCCGCCGCCGGGCCCGTCGACTCGCGATCGGCACGGCGGTGGTACTCGCGCTGGCCGGGATGAACGGTCCGTGGCTCTACCGCTTCGGGACCGAGAAATACCACCAGTACACAATCAACAAGCCGGAGTACAAGGCCGCGAACGGCAGGTGGGAGATCATCGAGTTTCCCGAGGAGTACCGGCAGAACACGATCCACGCGGCGCTGCTGCGCACCGGCAAGGTGCTGCTCGTCGCGGGGTCGGGCAACAACCAGGACAACTTCGACGCGAAGAAGTTCGACACCCGGATCTGGGACCCGGTCAAGGGCACCATCAAGAAGGTCCCGACGCCCAGCGACCTGTTCTGCACCGGCCACACGCAGCTCGCCAACGGCAACCTGCTGATCGCGGGCGGCACCAAGCGGTACGAGAAGCTCAAGGGTGACGTCACCAAGGCCGGCGGCCTGATGATCGTCCACAACGAGAACCCGGACAAGCCGATCACACTGCCCGCCGGCACGAAGTTCACGGGCAAGGAGAACGGCAAGACCTTCGTCTCGAAGGACCCGGTACTCGTGCCGCGTGCGAAGAAGGTCTTCGACAAGGCGACCGGCAGGTTCCTGCGCAACGACCCCGGGCTCGGCCGTATCTACGTCGAGGCGCAGAAGCGGGGCCAGAAGTACGAGACGGGCACGCAGGACAACTACCGCGTGCAGGGCCTGAAGGGCGATGACGCGCGTAACACGTACGGCATCGCGCAGAAGCTCGCCCTCGACAAGAAGGACTTCCAGGGCATCCGGGACGCCTTCGAGTTCGATCCCGTAGCCGAGAAGTACATCAAGGTCGACCCGATGAAGGAGGCCCGCTGGTACCCGACGCTCACCACTCTGAGCGACGGGAAGATCCTCAGCGTCTCCGGCCTGGACGACATCGGCCAGCTGGTCCCGGGCAAGAACGAGGTCTTCGACCCGAAGACCAAGAAGTGGACCTACACCGACAAGGTCCGGCAGTTCCCGACCTACCCGGCGCTGTTCCTCATGCAGAACGGCAAGATCTTCTACTCGGGTTCCAACGCGGGCTACGGGCCGGACGACGTGGGCCGTGACCCGGGCGTGTGGGACGTGGACACCAACAAGTTCACGAAGATCCCCGGCCTGAGCGACCCCAGGCTGATGGAGACGTCCGGCACGGTGCTGCTGCCGCCCGCGCAGGACGAGAAGTACATGGTGATCGGCGGCGGTGGCGTCGGCGAGTCCAAGGAGTCCAGCGAGAAGACCCGGATCGTCGACCTGTTGGACGACGACCCGCGTTTCGTCGACGGCCCGTCCCTGGACAAGGGCACGCGCTATCCGAACGCCTCGATCCTGCCCGACGACAGCGTGCTGGTCTCCGGCGGTTCGGAGGACTACCGGGGCCGCAGCGACTCCAACATCTTCGAGGCGCGCCTCTACGACACGGAGAAGAACGAGCTCAGGCGGGTCGCCGACCCGCTGGTCGGCCGCAACTACCACTCCGGGTCGATCCTGCTGCCCGACGGCCGCGTGATGTTCTTCGGCTCGGACTCGCTGTACGGCGACAAGGCCAACACCAAGCCGGGCGAGTTCGAGCAGCGCATCGAGATCTACACGCCGCCCTACCTCTACGGCGACGGCGACCAGCCCTCCCTGTCCGGCGGGCCGCAGACCATCGAGCGCGGCGGGACGGGGACGTTCACCTCGTCGGACGCGGCGAAGATCCAGAAGGTCCGGCTGATCCGCCCGAGCGCCGCCACGCACGTCACGGACGTCGACCAGCGGTCGATCGCGCTGGACTTCAAGGCGTCCGGCGACAAGCTGTCGGTGACCGTGCCGAAGAACCGGAACCTGGTCCAGGCGGGCTGGTACATGCTGTTCGTGACGGACGACCGGGGCACGCCGAGCAAGGCGCAGTGGGTCAAGGTGCCGTAG
- a CDS encoding LPXTG cell wall anchor domain-containing protein — MRPCTLAHLCLAAAAAVLLTGAHPAYAEDPAPACAAPDDHTFPLTTRIHGGPDAYTAGGGFGTWYLDLTNTTDRPCTGIHPVVVLVDDKRALEPSQSRLEFFEGARAHPVRLEKTDEDELVGAFTDEEERFAGFTVGPGRTVTVKVRLAVTLDAVPNDVTVNAAVVQRHDDDGDWVGQSNDYRFGIDGDGPIDGGESEADGGTDSQPDSDASVPPREDRFPFAEQLARTGTGGRFAAAAAAVLLAGGGALLLARRRR; from the coding sequence ATGCGACCCTGCACGCTCGCTCACCTCTGCCTGGCGGCGGCAGCCGCCGTCCTGCTCACCGGGGCCCATCCGGCGTACGCCGAAGACCCGGCGCCCGCCTGTGCCGCGCCCGACGACCACACCTTCCCGCTCACCACCCGCATCCACGGCGGGCCCGACGCCTACACGGCCGGGGGCGGGTTCGGGACCTGGTACCTCGATCTGACCAACACGACCGACCGGCCGTGCACCGGTATCCACCCCGTCGTCGTGCTCGTCGACGACAAGCGGGCGCTGGAGCCGTCGCAGTCCCGGCTGGAGTTCTTCGAAGGGGCGCGAGCGCACCCCGTGCGGCTCGAGAAGACCGATGAGGACGAGCTCGTCGGGGCGTTCACCGACGAGGAGGAGCGCTTCGCCGGGTTCACGGTCGGGCCGGGGAGGACCGTCACCGTGAAGGTGCGGCTCGCGGTCACCCTGGACGCCGTGCCGAACGACGTCACCGTCAACGCCGCGGTGGTGCAGCGGCACGACGACGACGGCGACTGGGTCGGGCAGTCGAACGACTACCGGTTCGGGATCGACGGCGACGGGCCGATCGACGGGGGCGAGTCGGAGGCCGACGGCGGCACCGACTCCCAGCCCGACTCCGACGCGTCCGTCCCGCCCCGCGAGGACCGCTTCCCGTTCGCCGAGCAACTCGCCCGTACGGGAACCGGCGGCCGGTTCGCCGCGGCTGCCGCGGCGGTGCTGCTCGCCGGGGGCGGGGCACTGCTGCTCGCGCGGCGGCGCCGCTGA
- a CDS encoding heme-degrading domain-containing protein, producing the protein MTHKSTHGPSHSQELTPKIHPELAPSLEELEREERRLVFRQFTHDDAWALGSLLVGMARERQAPVAIDVHRAGQQLFHAALPGSTPDNDAWIARKRRVVERYGSASYLVGARFRAKGTTFEESSRLDPDTYAAHGGSFPIIVEGVGVVGAVTVSGLPQLQDHRFVVEALEEFLGKDR; encoded by the coding sequence GTGACCCACAAGAGCACGCACGGCCCTTCGCACAGCCAGGAACTCACCCCGAAGATCCACCCGGAGCTCGCCCCGAGCCTGGAGGAGCTGGAGAGGGAGGAACGCCGCCTGGTGTTCCGCCAGTTCACCCACGACGACGCCTGGGCGCTCGGCTCGCTCCTCGTCGGCATGGCCCGGGAGCGACAGGCCCCGGTCGCGATCGACGTCCACCGCGCCGGCCAGCAGCTCTTCCACGCGGCACTGCCCGGCTCCACGCCCGACAACGACGCCTGGATCGCCCGCAAGCGCCGGGTCGTCGAGCGCTACGGCTCCGCCTCGTACCTGGTGGGCGCCCGCTTCCGCGCCAAGGGCACGACGTTCGAGGAGTCCTCGCGCCTCGACCCCGACACGTACGCGGCACACGGCGGTTCCTTCCCGATCATCGTCGAGGGCGTCGGCGTGGTCGGCGCGGTGACGGTGTCGGGGCTGCCGCAGCTCCAGGACCACCGGTTCGTGGTGGAGGCGCTGGAGGAGTTCCTCGGCAAGGACCGCTAG